Below is a genomic region from Actinoallomurus bryophytorum.
AGCGCCGCGAAGCCGCCGAGCGACGAAGTGACCGTGAAGACCAACGCCGCAGACGACACCAACGGGTCCGCCAAGGACCCGGACGAGACGGTTGTCGACATCCCGGCCAAGGACGACTACGACACGGTGCAGGACGTCGCACCGGCCGACGAAGCGCCGTCGGCCGATGAGGATGACGACGATGACGCGACGGCGGTGGACGCCTTCGATTCCACCTCCTCGTCGTTCTCGTCGCCCTCCTTGGAGTCCTCGGAGTCCTTCGAGTCCTCGGGGTCCTCGGACGTGGAGGAGTCGAGCAGTCGTACGGCGTCGTTCGGCCTGCCAAAGGATCTTGGCAGTGCGGGCTTCGGCGAACCAGAAAACGACGGTTCTGGGGCCGAAAAGTGGGCGAGCGAGCCCGCGCCGCGAGATGATGACGCGAACTATCCGTACGAAATTGGGGAGTCGATGCCGAGTTCGGGTAGGAGCGCGGCCATGGATTCTTCAACCCCATCGAGTCGCGCCCTGGGTGGAGGAGCCGCTTCGGGCGGCACCCCGGCCTCGTACGCGCCCGGTGGCCTTGGTGCTCCAAGCGACCCCGCCGGTCCGAGTGGCTCTGGCAGCTCCGGCGGCCGCCCCGCGATCGAGTCGGCCGCCGCGCGGGTCTCCAAGCTGACGGGCTCCCTGCGCAAGCCGGACAAGTCCGGTGGCCGCAAGGCACCGCGGAAGGCCCACCTTCAGGTGGCGCGGTTCGAGCCGTGGTCGGTGATGAAGTTCAGCTTCATCATGTCGCTGGTGTGCTTCCTTGTGCTGTTCGTCGCGGTCGCGGTGCTTTATGTGATCCTGTCGTGGCTCGGCGTCTTCGATGCGCTGTCCAACACGATCCACGACCTCACCTCGAACGACCAGGGCAAGACCGGCGGCCTGAACCCCGCGAGCTGGTTCTCGGCGGCGAGAATCCTCGGCTACACCGCGCTGATCGGCACGCTGAACGTCCTTCTCATTACGGCTCTGGCCACGGTGTGGTCGGTGATCTACAACATGGCCGCCGATCTTGTCGGCGGTGTCGAGGTCACCTTGAAGGAAGCCGACTCATAACCGCGACTGCACCGCGTCGGGGGGGCCAAACGATTACCGGTTAGGGGTGCCGATCGGGTACTGTTTCTCGACGTCGCCCCTTGGTCCTCCTCGACCGGGAGCAGCTGCACGGGCCTATAGCTCAGTCGGTTAGAGCGCATCCCTGATAAGGATGAGGCCGGAGGTTCAAGTCCTCCTAGGCCCACCAGCCCAGACACAACGAGACCCCCGCCGCTGGCGGGGGTTTCTGCGTTGTACTGGAGAAATACTGGGGATCGTTCCGCAAAACGAGCCCCGACGCGAACCTCACCCGGCCATGGTCTGCCGGCCGCTCCGGAGCTCTACCACGACGGGCCGATCGCCACGCCGCGCGCCGCCCTCACGCCATGGCTCCAGCAGCTCGTCGAGCAACGCCACCGGAGCGTGCGGCTCCCGGCCGGCGCCGAGGTCGATCGCCCGCGCGCTGCTCCAGCGGCGACTCCCACCGCGCCTGGAGACCGTCGAGGATCCGCTGCCGCATCTCCGGCGTCGAGTGCGAGTACACCCTGCGGATCCCCCCGAGCCGATACCCGAGCCGCTCGTACCTCGCGACCTCGGGCACGCCGTCCTCGATCAGGCACGCCGTCCTCGATCAGCCACGTCTTGTGGCTGTGCCGCTGGCCGTGCGGAGTCAGGCCCAGCTCGACCGCCAGCCACGCCGCCTCCGCACGTTCCGCATTGTTCCGGCCGACCACCGGCCGACCGCCGGCCGACCACCGGCTGGCCCGGCCACGCCTCGCCGTCCAGGCGCACGTGGACCGGCGATGCCCGGCGGTTATCCACAGGACGAACGCCTCTGTGGACGGGGTGAACTACCGCCGGTAGGTTGCTCCGGCGGTGGTGGCCGCCCGCGGGGCCGAGGAATACGTACTCATGTGGCCGCTGGTCATGGCCTGTCCGGGCAGGAGCAGTAGCTCTTCGACGACGCCGAGACGTGAGCCGCGAGCAGCTCGGCCAGGAAGGGCGGGAGCGGGATGTCGCGGCGGCTGCCCTTCTTCGGCGACCGCCGGTAGAACGTGGCGAATCCGGAGCTCAACGGTCCGTTGAGCTTCCCGTTGGTCTACGGCGGGTGGAGCGTCTGGTTTCACGTGTCGCTGACGGAGCCCGGGAACCCGGTCTATATGTTCGATTGGGATGGCTGGGACTGGACCTAGCGGGATGCGCCAATGGTTGTCGTGGACCAGGACCAGGTCTGGCCCAGCCTCGCCGAGTGGCTGGGGCGATGGGCAGACGGACACGACGTGTGGGAGCACGATCCGTACATCGCCGCTCTGGTCAGGTCGGATGATCACTACGACGACAGCGACTTCCCGGACTGACAGCAACGGTGACAGCAACACCGGTAGACGTCGCCGGATGAACGCGGACCCGCGTGGACGGCCGACGTCGGCGATCACCTAGATCATGATCGAACTGATGAGGATGGGGCCGGAGGTTCAAATCCTCTTAGGCACACTCAATCCAAAGCCTCCGCCAGGTTTTTTGGTGGGGCTTTCGGCTGCCTTACCGGCGTCGTTTCTCGGGCCAGTCGAAGGTCAGCTCATCGCCGGGAGCGAGTGACGCCCAGCGGCGGGCGGTGGCCTGGAGCGTCGCAGCGGCCGCGATCACTTTCGGGCCGTCGACGCTCGTGTCGGGAAGCGTGGAGAGCACCTCCCTGGCCGCCTTGGCGACGCCGCCGGCGGACGTGATGCCCTCCGCGGCGACGTACTCCACCAGGTCGGCCATCAGCTCCGCACGCTGCAGCCGTTCGGACCGAGCGCGGATCGCCGACTCAGAGCGCTCCTTGGCGTGGGGAGGCCGACGGCCGTCGATGTGCCTCATGCTGGAGAACACCGCACCCGCGGCCACCGCTCCCCAGAAGCCTCCGTCTTCCTCCGTCTCACGCTCGACGACGAAGTGGACCGCGTCGTGTGGCAGGGCAGGCCCTGCCACACCCTCGTGCACGCGATACCGGACACCATCCGAACGCTCCACGACGCTGAAAGAGCGCTGGCCGTCGGCCAGCCGGGGAAATCTCACTCGCATGCGTCTCAGCGTCGCATGGCCGCGCAACGGGTTTTCGTCCCCACGCGACGGGCTCCCGATCGTGACCGCGGAAGAGCATGCTGCCCCACTCGCCGGCTCCCGCGGCCGGTCTCGGGCGAGTCGAGAGGCGCATGGGAATGGAAGGGAAAGGGATGCTCCGGCGCCGACCGCATGTCACCGTAACAGAATACTTTTCGGGAGGATTGACACCCATCTACTACGGGTAAGGCAAGCCCGATCATTGCGTGACACTCGGTAATTTATTGATGCCAATGGGTATTTCATTGCTTGGCGGAAATGACGATCGCGCCGCCACCGCGTGATCGCGGCGACGGCGCGTTCGTTTGATCTTGCGCCGATGGGAAGAGCTGGTCTACCAGCGATACCAGCGGCCTCTGGGGCCACCCGCCGTACCCGCTCCGCGGAAGACGAAGCCGAGGAGCCACAGCACCAAGACGGCGAGTGCGATCCACCACAGCACGTGGATCGCGAACCCGGCACCGCCGAGGATCAGCGCGAGCAATAGAACCGCTATAACGATACCCATTTGTTTTCTCCCTTCAAGTACGCATCGAAATTCATCCCCTCAGACAGAGGAATAAACCTGCCCATGCCAAGCCTTCGCCGAATGGGGGATTCTGCTCGGTGACCGGATGGCCACTCTGTGATCAGAACCGCGGAAGGATGCCACTGAGGTCAGAGAGACGGGCGCATGGCCACAGCCTCGAGTTCCACGAGCTGATCCGGATACCCGAGTACGACGACGCCGAGCAGTGTGCTGGGAGCGTCATGGGTGCCGAACGCGTCGCGGATCTCCTCCCAGGCCGCCACGAGGTCCGTACGCTCTGCCGACGCGACGTACACGGTCGTCTTGAGTACGTCGCGTCGGCCGGCGCCGGACGCCACCAGGGCGGCGAAGAGATTTGTGACGCACTGCCGCGCCTGGGCACGTACGTCGCCGGGTCCCACGGTCGCCCCGCTCTCGCCGAGCGGGCAGGCGCCGGCGGTGAAGACCAGGGCGCCGACAGGTGCGACGGCGGCGTAGGCGTACTCGACTCCGGCGTACAGGCCGGCGGCGCGGATGAGTTCGATGGTCATCCCCGCAGCGTTTCAGGGCACCTCGGTCACGGGCGCCCGTGCCTGGTCAGCACTTGTTGAGAAGCGAGGTGAGGGCCTTCTTCTCGGCGGTGTTCACCGACAGGCTCCAGGCGTACTTCACCTGCACGTACGAGCGCGCGTACGTGCAGCGGAACGCACTTCGCGGTGGCAGCCAGCGGCCCGGGTCCTTGCCGCCCTTGTCCATGTTGAGCGGGTGGTCGGATATCCACAGCTCCGCGTGGCGCAGGTCGTTGGCGAACGCCTGGCGCCGGGCCGTGGTCCAGGACTTCGCGCCGGAGCGCCAGGCCTCGGACAGGGCGACAAGGTGTTCGATGTCGACCTTGTGCGGGCTTGTCACGGTCTTGCCGTCGTACGGGCTATACCAGCTGCCCTTGGTCGGGTAGCAGTCGGAGCCGACCCGTACGCCCTTGCCGTCGCGCATGAGCACCACCTCGCGGGTGCTGCAGCCGAAGCCCTGGTCGATCCAGTGGGGGAACTTCGCCCGGCTGTATCCGGACAGGGAGATCTCCTTCTTGACCTTCAGCGCGGCGAGCTCGGACTTCGCGGTGGTCGCGCCAGGGGGCGGGGGCGGTACCGCGGACGCCGGCGAGGAGGTCATGATCGCGGTTGTGAGCGGCAGGCCCGTCAGGATCGCGGCGGTGGTGATCGCACGCTTCACGGCACTCTCCTTTTCTCGGAGGCTCTCCACGCGCGAGAGTCCCTCCTGAGAACCACATCCTGGTAAGCAATACGTAAACGGGATATGGCGGAGTGTGACCTCATATGGACCGATACGGGAGGTTTCCGTGCAGTGACGACGGGCAGCCGGCGCCGTACGGTGGGCTTCCGCCGGTCGTCGGTAGGTGATTCCTTGTACGGAGAGTTAATCCACAGGCTTGTGGATAACGATGTGGGGAGTGCCTGGAGGAGTGCCCCGGTAGGAGATCACGACGATCGGGTTATCCACAGGTGTGGAGGATCGGGCGCCGCTCGTGAGGCAACATCCCGGTCTCGATGTGGCCACAGACGTACAGCCCGACGTTGGAGAACGCCTAGAATCCCATGATCGATAACGGGCGGGGGGAAGCCGCCCGGCACACCGGAACGGTTGCTAGGCTGCGAGTCGCACCGTCAGTCGAAGTTTGAAGGGGTCCCACCGTGAAGAAACTCATCGTTCTTGCGCTGGTCGCCCTCGGTGGTTTCGCGGTTTGGCGTCGGCTCCAGCAGGACCGGGCCGAGCTGGACCTGTGGACCGAGGCGACCTCGGCGGACAGCTGAGATACGACATTGATACCGGCGGGGAGCATGGGGGGCGTGCGTGGACGACACAGCGCGGATCACGCTTGCCTGCCTTGACCTCGCCGGTACGAGCGTGGCCGACGGCGGCGTGGTCGAAAAGGCCTTCGCCGAGGCGCTGGCCACGCAGGGGGTCGTACGCGGCACCGAGGCGTACGGCCGCTCGATGGCCCGCGTGCAGGCCGCGCGGGGGCAGTCGAAGCTGGACGTCTTCCGCCAGATCTTCTCCGACGAGGATCGAGCACGCGCTGCCAACCACTCTTTTGAGCGCGCCTACGACTCGATCATCGATCGCGACGGCCTGACGCCGATCCCCGGCGCCGAGGCCACCATGGACAAACTCACCGATGCGGGCGTACGCGTCTGCCTGATGACGGGATTCGGCCGCGCCACCCTGGGCCGCGTCATCGACACGCTCGGCTGGTGGAAACGCGCCGACCTCCTGATCTGCCCAGACGACGCCGGCGGCCGCGGCCGCCCGTACCCGGACATGATCCTCACGGCGGCCCTGCGCCTCCAGGTCGAGAACGTCCGCCACATCGCGGTGTGCGGAGACACGGCAAGCGACATGCGCAGCGGTCACCGAGCAGGAGCCTCCATCGTCGCGGGCGTCCTGACCGGCGCCCACGACCGCCCCCAACTCGAAACGGCAGGCGCGACCGAGGTACTGGAGAGCATCTCGGGCCTACCAGACCTGATCCTGCGAACGACCGCCGCGATCCCCGCACCGCGATAGCGCCTGCGGCTGCGGCTGCGGCTGCGGCGATGCTCACCACTGAGCACCTGCGCCGAGACCCCGCCCGTATGTCTGGACCCCAGCCCGGTATGCGTGCGCCTCACTGGGCGTGTAGGCGAAACGGAACGGCGACGCCCCGGGGCGCAGGCCGAGTCAGCCGCCACCAGTCACGATCCGCCGAGGCGAGCCAGAGGGATCGGCGACGACACCCTGCCCCCTGACCCGCCTGGAAGCCTGATGCCACGAGTACGCGAGAACACGACCTCCCGACGAGCGGTACGCCCGAACACGACACCCCTGGTTCCCCGGTAGGCTGTTGCTCGTTTCACGAGGGGCCTTAGCTCAGTTGGTAGAGCGCCTGCTTTGCAAGCAGGAAGTCAGGGGTTCGAATCCCCTAGGCTCCACGGTGCCGGCCCGGGGGCGACCCCCGGAACCCCCGATGTGAGGGGCTCCGCCCCCCACGCCCCCCTGTGGGCTGGCGTCGCAGGTTGGTTAGTGGTTGAGGTGGAAGCCTGGTCATCCCGCCCGCCATCGTCCCAGGACAAGCCGAGCAGACCAGGCCCGCCGGGTCGAGGTCGTTCGTCCAGCGGGGCGCTCCACCCCGACCCGTCGGGCCTGGCCCGCTCCCCGCCGGGTGGGACGATTCTCAATCGGGTTGTCAAGGCGGTGTGGGGTCATGCGGCCTTGGTGGTCGGGGGTGTGAGTTCGTAGCAGCGTCGGTCTCGGATGAGGGCCCATAGGACGTTGACGCGTCGTCGTGCGAGGGCGAGGACGGCTTGGGTGTGGAGTTTGCCTTCGGCGCGTTTGCGGTCGTAGTAGGTGCGGGATTCGGGGTTGTAGCGGACGCTGATCAGGGCGGATGTGTAGAAGACGCGGTTGAGGTCGCGGTTGTAGCGGCGCGGGCGGTGGCGGTTGCCGCTGATCCGGCCGGAGTCGTGGGGGCGTGGGGCCAGGCCGGCGTAGCCGGCGAGGTGGTCGGCGGAGGCGAAGGCGGTCATGTTTCCGCCGGTGGCGGCGAGGAACTCGGCGCCGAGCAGCGTCCCGATGCCGGGCATGCTGGTGATCACTTCGGCCAGTTCGTGGCGGGCGAACCGGTCTTCGATCAGCGCGTCGGTGTGCTCGATTTGCTCGGTGAGCCTCAGGACATGCTTGGCGAGTTCGGCTGTCAGTCGTGCGGCCATGTGTTCGCCGGGCAGGACGGCGGTCTGGGATTGGGCTGCGCGGATGACTCGGTCGGCCAGGTCGGCGGCGCCTTTGCGTACTCCGTTCTCGCGGAGCCAGGACGTCAGCTTCTCCGGGGTCAGCCCGCGGATGGCGGCGGGGGTGTTCGCGCCGGTGAGCAGGATCAGGGGGCCTTTGTGGGCCAGGTCCAGGGCGCGTTCGATGGCCGGGCAGACGTTCAGGAGTTGGTCACGGAGCCGGTTGATCGCCCGGGTCCGGTCGGTGACCAGGTCTTGGCGGTGGGCCACCAGCATCCGCAGCTCGGTGATCAGCCCATCCTCATCAAGCACCGGCCGCAGATCGCGGCGCATCCGGGCCTGGTCGGCGATGACGGCGGCGTCGCGGGCATCGGTCTTGCCCTCACCGCGGTAACCATCGGCCGCCCGGTTGACCATGTGACCGGAGAGGTAGAAGACCTTCTGGCCATCGGAGAACAGCAGCGTCACCAACAACGTGGCGCCTCCGGTGCGCACATCGATCGCCCAGATCACCTCGCCGGCCAATGCGCAGACCTCGGCTATCAACTCCAGCAGGTCGGCCTCATCATTGGCCACCCGCCGCGACAGCAGCCGCCTGCCCTCAGAATCGATCACCACCGCGTGATGATGAGCTTTGCCGATGTCCACACCGGCCCACACCTGCTGCAACGCCGTCTCCCTGGCTCGACTTGCCATCTGTTCCCGAAGACGACCTCGCCGGCGCATCCCTACACAGCGACGTGTTCGCAATTCTCAATCAGCGGCCAGGGTCGTCGCAGGGGCACCGGGCGGCCAATCGTCCCAAGCCACAAGCGGCAGACGGCAGACAGCCACACCCGGCACCCCCGGGCGCCAGCACCCTACGACGGCCCGAGCAACCCACGATCAAGGTAGGGACGGCAGACGGGATGACCAGGCGGGCGGTGGCTCGTGACTGCTGTCGATATCTCGTCGGCACGATCCCATGCCGCCTGGATACTGATCCACATGGATACAAGGGCTCATGCAGATCAGTGGCTGGCGGGCTGGAACGCCCGAAACCTGGACGCCGTCATGGCCTGTTACTCCGATGACGTCGACTTCGCTGCGCTTACCGTTGTGACCCGCTGGGATCGGCCGGACGGCCGATTGCGGGGCAAGGCCGAGTTGCGCCGTCACTTCGAGCGAGGCATGCACCTCGCGCCAGAACTGACATTCACCGAAGAGGCGTTTTTGACCAGCCCAGGCGGCTACGCCCTGTTCTACCGGCGCGAGAACGGCAACCGCGCGCTGGACGTGGTCGAGCTGGACCAGCACGGGCACGCCGCCCGGGTCCGAGCGTTCTATGAGCAAGCACAGCAATAGAAACCGCCCGCCCACACGCCGACGGCAGTGACGGCAACCATGACGGCAACACAGGCAGACGAAGCCCGATAACCGCGAGCGTTGGGAGACGGGACGACCACGGACGGAACCCGACCACGTAGATCAAGATCGAACTGATAAAGCTGCGGTCGCTCGGTCAAGATCCCCAAGGGACCGACGACGCCGGCGAAGTCGGACGCCGTGCAATTAACCACGGTGATCAGGAGTCAACAGCGGTCACTGGCGGACACATGCTCGCCCAGGTTAACGACCATATGGGGCAAGATCGGCATGACTTGCAAGCAGGAAGTCGGGGGTTCGAATCCCCTTGGCTCCAGGGTGCCGGCCCGGGGGCGACCCCCGGAACCCCCGATGTGAGGGGCTCCGCCCCCCACGCCCCCTCGCGGGCTGGGGTCGCAGGGTTGCTCGCGGGTTTATTTGGGTGGCGTTGCTCGGGGCTGTTCTTTGGGGCGGTGGCGGATACGTTGCCGAATTGGGCTGTATTGGATCAACGCGACGGCGCTCCGCGCCGCTGCAGCCGCCCGCTCCGGCACGCCCCTACGGGCGTGCGGCGTAGGCGCCGGTCCCCCCGGCCGTGCCGATCGGGCGGCCAACGTCCCTGCTATCAGCGCAGACACTTGACAGCACAGCCACCATGCCAGCGCCGCCGTAGGACCAGGACGTGCCTCTGCGGGCAAGCTCGAATCGAGGTTCCCTAACCGCTCAACCCGCTCTTGCTTCCAGCTGCTCGCGCCTCATCCCCGCCCGGATCCGTACCGCTGGGCTGAAGAGCAGAAGAAGCTGGGCCGCGAACAACAGGCTGCGCGGCAGCTGAAAGCCGGACGGATCCCCGAGCCCGGTAATCAAGAACAGCACGGCACCGAACGCCATCAACGCGCCAAGTACCCGCCATGCAACGTGACTGCCCCGAGCTACTGCGATGAACAACATGAGATCAACGCATAGCCACATCACAGCCACGCCCCGACCGCCGGAGGGGTAACGGGCTATCGACTGGTTGACCACGTCAAGGACGACAGCTACGACAAGCAAGATCCGCGCGTTCCCGAACCGCACCCAGTTGAACGCCTTATACATCGTCCCCCAAACGCAGAAACCGCAGCATGCTCGATAGTACGCAGATGCGATGAAATGACCACGGCCTCGACGTCATGCTGGTCGAGCGCTCCTGGAGGCTCCGCCGCCCCAGACCCCCGCGCACCGCAGTACTCACCCACGATTGATGTCTGTCACGACGTCCCGCCGTACGCGCGGGACAGCACTCCGGACCGACGCGGTGACCCGCCTGGAGTTCGGCGCCGTCAGGCGCCAGGAAATTGAGCGGCGAGTTCGGCGATCTTGCGCACGGTCGTTTGGGGGACTGTTATCCCGATGTCCCAGGTTTCGGCATCGTGACCGATGAGGAGGGTGGCCTGGTCTGCCGCGTTGGGGTCAGGATCGGCAGACCAGTACACCGACGAATTCATGCAGGTGCCTACGGCCAGAGAGCGACGTGCGTTCCAATCGGCGTCCGCGATGCCGGCCAGCCGCTCAAGGTCGGCGCGGGGAGCTTCGATATGCAGCAGCCACGATGGGGACATCAGCGTTACTCGGATCTCTCCGTGGGCGGTTGCATCGAGATCCAGCCGGACGTCATCGACCATGGGTGCATGCTCCCATGGGCCATGCGGAAACCGGAGGTCTG
It encodes:
- a CDS encoding DUF3566 domain-containing protein: MTANAGKDANGKSGQRPTGADAEGGRTRKKTSAAKPPSDEVTVKTNAADDTNGSAKDPDETVVDIPAKDDYDTVQDVAPADEAPSADEDDDDDATAVDAFDSTSSSFSSPSLESSESFESSGSSDVEESSSRTASFGLPKDLGSAGFGEPENDGSGAEKWASEPAPRDDDANYPYEIGESMPSSGRSAAMDSSTPSSRALGGGAASGGTPASYAPGGLGAPSDPAGPSGSGSSGGRPAIESAAARVSKLTGSLRKPDKSGGRKAPRKAHLQVARFEPWSVMKFSFIMSLVCFLVLFVAVAVLYVILSWLGVFDALSNTIHDLTSNDQGKTGGLNPASWFSAARILGYTALIGTLNVLLITALATVWSVIYNMAADLVGGVEVTLKEADS
- a CDS encoding DLW-39 family protein gives rise to the protein MKKLIVLALVALGGFAVWRRLQQDRAELDLWTEATSADS
- a CDS encoding nuclear transport factor 2 family protein encodes the protein MTAVDISSARSHAAWILIHMDTRAHADQWLAGWNARNLDAVMACYSDDVDFAALTVVTRWDRPDGRLRGKAELRRHFERGMHLAPELTFTEEAFLTSPGGYALFYRRENGNRALDVVELDQHGHAARVRAFYEQAQQ
- a CDS encoding RidA family protein, which translates into the protein MTIELIRAAGLYAGVEYAYAAVAPVGALVFTAGACPLGESGATVGPGDVRAQARQCVTNLFAALVASGAGRRDVLKTTVYVASAERTDLVAAWEEIRDAFGTHDAPSTLLGVVVLGYPDQLVELEAVAMRPSL
- a CDS encoding IS110 family transposase; the protein is MASRARETALQQVWAGVDIGKAHHHAVVIDSEGRRLLSRRVANDEADLLELIAEVCALAGEVIWAIDVRTGGATLLVTLLFSDGQKVFYLSGHMVNRAADGYRGEGKTDARDAAVIADQARMRRDLRPVLDEDGLITELRMLVAHRQDLVTDRTRAINRLRDQLLNVCPAIERALDLAHKGPLILLTGANTPAAIRGLTPEKLTSWLRENGVRKGAADLADRVIRAAQSQTAVLPGEHMAARLTAELAKHVLRLTEQIEHTDALIEDRFARHELAEVITSMPGIGTLLGAEFLAATGGNMTAFASADHLAGYAGLAPRPHDSGRISGNRHRPRRYNRDLNRVFYTSALISVRYNPESRTYYDRKRAEGKLHTQAVLALARRRVNVLWALIRDRRCYELTPPTTKAA
- a CDS encoding HNH endonuclease family protein, giving the protein MKRAITTAAILTGLPLTTAIMTSSPASAVPPPPPGATTAKSELAALKVKKEISLSGYSRAKFPHWIDQGFGCSTREVVLMRDGKGVRVGSDCYPTKGSWYSPYDGKTVTSPHKVDIEHLVALSEAWRSGAKSWTTARRQAFANDLRHAELWISDHPLNMDKGGKDPGRWLPPRSAFRCTYARSYVQVKYAWSLSVNTAEKKALTSLLNKC
- a CDS encoding HAD family hydrolase, with translation MDDTARITLACLDLAGTSVADGGVVEKAFAEALATQGVVRGTEAYGRSMARVQAARGQSKLDVFRQIFSDEDRARAANHSFERAYDSIIDRDGLTPIPGAEATMDKLTDAGVRVCLMTGFGRATLGRVIDTLGWWKRADLLICPDDAGGRGRPYPDMILTAALRLQVENVRHIAVCGDTASDMRSGHRAGASIVAGVLTGAHDRPQLETAGATEVLESISGLPDLILRTTAAIPAPR
- a CDS encoding hydrophobic protein gives rise to the protein MGIVIAVLLLALILGGAGFAIHVLWWIALAVLVLWLLGFVFRGAGTAGGPRGRWYRW